One stretch of Streptomyces peucetius DNA includes these proteins:
- a CDS encoding dihydrofolate reductase family protein, giving the protein MTGRMGRVISDITISADGYSAGLDQTEERPFGDDGGDGSGDKLHAWMFDTPDENRAEVEQMTAARAYIMGRNMFGPVRGEWDRQWNGWWGDDPPFHAPVFVLTHHAREPQPMDGGTTYYFVTDGIASALAQARAAAGDGDVAIQGGSTTINQYLAAGLIDELRLHIAPLTLGAGTRLFEGVPPLKLEQVKSRAAKLATHVTYRVLS; this is encoded by the coding sequence GTGACCGGACGAATGGGCAGGGTGATCAGCGACATCACGATCTCGGCCGACGGTTACTCGGCCGGACTCGACCAGACCGAGGAGCGCCCGTTCGGCGACGACGGCGGCGACGGCTCGGGCGACAAGCTGCACGCCTGGATGTTCGACACCCCCGACGAGAACCGGGCCGAGGTCGAGCAGATGACCGCCGCCAGGGCATACATCATGGGGCGCAACATGTTCGGCCCGGTGCGCGGCGAGTGGGACCGGCAGTGGAACGGCTGGTGGGGCGACGATCCGCCGTTCCACGCGCCGGTGTTCGTGCTCACCCACCACGCGCGTGAGCCGCAGCCGATGGACGGCGGCACCACGTACTACTTCGTCACCGACGGAATCGCGTCGGCACTGGCACAGGCCCGCGCCGCGGCCGGGGACGGCGATGTCGCGATCCAGGGCGGCTCGACCACGATCAACCAGTACCTCGCCGCCGGCCTGATCGACGAGCTGCGGCTGCACATTGCGCCGCTCACGCTCGGCGCCGGCACGCGACTGTTCGAGGGCGTCCCGCCGCTGAAACTGGAGCAGGTGAAGTCGCGGGCGGCGAAACTGGCCACGCACGTGACCTACCGCGTGCTGTCCTGA
- a CDS encoding carbonic anhydrase, with amino-acid sequence MGSAAVRPQRRAILTGGLAAATAAVLTGCSSDKDSANSVNPANAGAEASSPSPSAGPRPDSAKAAYARLMKGNERWVNGVLQHPNQDARRRAAVADAQNPYGVIVSCIDSRVPPELVFDTGIGDLFVIRTGGQVVQPVVVGSIEYGPLTSGTPLVVVLGHQNCGAVKAAYKALKEDEKLPGSLQSIADVLRPAYEETVKTKHADPIDAMIRLHANRTAAELRSDPALTPLVKKGDLAVVSAYYSLETGRVEVLTGAPAA; translated from the coding sequence ATGGGTAGTGCTGCTGTGCGGCCTCAGCGCAGGGCCATTCTCACCGGCGGGCTGGCGGCGGCCACCGCGGCCGTCCTCACCGGCTGTTCGTCGGACAAGGACAGCGCGAACTCGGTGAATCCGGCGAACGCCGGTGCGGAGGCGTCGTCGCCTTCTCCCTCCGCGGGCCCACGGCCGGACTCCGCCAAGGCGGCGTACGCGAGGCTGATGAAGGGCAACGAGCGCTGGGTGAACGGAGTGCTGCAGCACCCCAACCAGGACGCCCGCCGCCGCGCAGCCGTCGCCGACGCGCAGAATCCTTACGGCGTGATCGTGTCGTGCATCGACTCCCGGGTACCGCCGGAGCTGGTCTTCGACACCGGGATCGGCGACCTGTTCGTGATACGCACCGGCGGGCAGGTCGTGCAGCCGGTGGTCGTCGGCTCCATCGAGTACGGGCCCCTCACGTCGGGAACCCCGCTCGTCGTTGTGCTCGGCCACCAGAACTGCGGTGCCGTCAAGGCGGCGTACAAGGCGTTGAAGGAGGACGAGAAGCTGCCGGGCAGCCTGCAGTCGATCGCCGACGTCCTGCGTCCGGCGTACGAGGAGACCGTCAAGACCAAGCACGCCGACCCCATCGACGCCATGATCCGTCTCCACGCCAACCGGACCGCCGCCGAGCTGCGGTCCGACCCCGCCCTCACCCCGCTCGTGAAGAAGGGCGACCTGGCCGTGGTCAGCGCCTACTACTCGCTCGAGACCGGCCGGGTGGAAGTCCTCACGGGAGCCCCCGCCGCCTGA
- a CDS encoding NAD-binding protein: MSGPLTAGGGQERYFVVIGSDMARRVCGSLRSAGHLVRHLAQPTDGDLRQVLDREVAGVAILLDDDVQSLRYALAVEHICPGVRLVVTVFDRTVADQLVRVVPNCRVTSPADVAAPVLLAACLQPDLLALDRTSSGHVGARWEEDTVRLETYRPPRSLRYRARLGKIRGQLRPHDGSSRIMLTGLAGLLAVLLADWGWSVTFNHRPPAEAFFEAVRTVSTVGPASAHGSNAYLVFAGLAMLITIVFTAVFTAGMVDRLLAPRSIGMVGPRALPRAGHVVVVGLGQVGLRLCTRLQDLGIGVIAVERDAAAPNLRLAKALGVPVVVADATDKFVLRRLSLHTAQALAAVASDDLDNIAVSVAARAVAPDLRVVIRAGDHEAIAETQSLFRIGIVHDLGSLSAAFTTASLIGLRPRGVLAHGKRLLVERANGSFVQWPHAVRCDHPQDRHADGPQQVRES, encoded by the coding sequence TTGAGTGGTCCGCTCACCGCGGGGGGAGGACAGGAGCGCTATTTCGTCGTCATCGGCAGCGATATGGCGCGCAGGGTCTGTGGTTCCCTGCGGTCGGCGGGCCACCTCGTGCGCCACCTGGCGCAACCCACGGACGGCGATCTGCGCCAGGTGCTCGACCGGGAGGTGGCCGGTGTCGCGATCCTTCTGGACGACGATGTCCAGTCCTTGCGCTACGCGCTCGCCGTCGAGCACATCTGCCCCGGCGTCAGGCTGGTGGTGACGGTCTTCGACCGGACGGTGGCCGACCAACTCGTGCGCGTGGTGCCCAACTGCCGGGTCACGTCGCCGGCCGACGTCGCCGCTCCCGTACTCCTCGCCGCGTGCCTGCAGCCCGACCTGCTGGCCCTCGACCGGACCTCCTCGGGCCACGTCGGCGCCCGGTGGGAGGAGGACACCGTGAGGCTCGAGACGTACCGGCCGCCTCGCTCCCTGAGATACCGGGCCAGGCTGGGAAAGATTAGAGGGCAGCTGCGACCGCACGACGGCAGCTCGCGGATCATGCTGACCGGTCTCGCCGGGCTGCTCGCGGTGCTCCTCGCGGACTGGGGCTGGTCCGTGACCTTCAATCACCGGCCCCCGGCGGAAGCCTTCTTCGAGGCCGTACGAACGGTGTCCACCGTCGGCCCCGCGTCCGCGCACGGCTCGAACGCGTATCTGGTATTCGCCGGCCTGGCGATGCTCATCACCATCGTCTTCACCGCCGTCTTCACCGCCGGCATGGTCGACCGCCTGCTGGCCCCTCGCTCGATCGGCATGGTGGGCCCCCGTGCGCTTCCCCGCGCGGGGCACGTGGTGGTCGTCGGGCTCGGCCAGGTGGGGCTGCGACTGTGCACCCGGCTGCAGGACCTCGGTATCGGGGTGATCGCGGTGGAACGTGACGCGGCGGCCCCCAACCTCCGCCTGGCCAAAGCACTCGGCGTCCCCGTCGTCGTCGCCGACGCCACCGACAAGTTCGTGCTGCGCAGGCTCAGCCTCCACACGGCTCAGGCCCTGGCCGCAGTCGCCTCCGACGATCTGGACAACATCGCGGTCTCCGTAGCCGCACGAGCGGTCGCACCTGACCTGCGTGTGGTGATCAGGGCGGGCGATCACGAGGCCATCGCCGAGACACAGTCCCTGTTCAGGATCGGCATCGTGCACGACCTGGGCAGTCTGAGCGCCGCGTTCACGACCGCAAGCCTGATCGGGCTACGGCCGCGAGGCGTACTCGCACACGGCAAGCGGCTCCTCGTGGAGCGCGCGAACGGGAGTTTCGTGCAGTGGCCCCACGCGGTCCGGTGCGATCACCCACAGGACAGGCACGCCGACGGCCCACAGCAGGTCCGTGAAAGCTGA
- a CDS encoding FAD-binding protein, whose translation MLSDRQGFDRRWFASKLEAVYVPKNDAEAVTQVSEAISRYGREVKVVSGRHCYENFVYNGTTKAIVDMSSMNRVGWDERRAVFFIEAGCENWSVYRVLLNGFSKTLPGGSCYSVGAGGHITGGGYGLLSRLCGLIVDHLSAVDIVTWNASSNSAELHHVSAMSASNDERDLFWALRGGGCGNFGVILRYYFDELPEAPEFASIYTLSWDWTSIDTDSFADLLACYADFVSDMPENEFSLLKLTHVSSGQLGMIVQAVSPEGATHLDHRTEVERRYTEARTRFGAIVDHAPLRNPLGGHPAWTTAPIGNQSVQHVTYLEALQTLNGSGPNQFGKYKSAYMNKPFPPNQVAAIHRWLNTTPKGVSQSDMSQSLLQVDSYGGAINRVAPGATAVPQRDAIMKLQYQTYWLNASRPGEGRQAPYDTQAEAHLGWINEFYREVYAEYGGTPDPANDPSGTVAGAYYNYPDSVLGTHAEGNIDDALWLYFLNNFRNNQRNLVAVKRRWDPANIFHHAQSIPVE comes from the coding sequence GTGCTCAGCGACCGACAAGGCTTCGACCGGCGCTGGTTCGCCTCGAAGCTCGAGGCAGTTTATGTCCCCAAGAACGATGCTGAGGCGGTCACACAAGTCAGCGAAGCCATCTCCCGCTACGGGCGCGAGGTCAAGGTCGTGTCCGGGCGCCACTGCTACGAGAACTTCGTATACAACGGTACGACCAAGGCCATCGTCGACATGTCTTCGATGAACCGTGTCGGCTGGGATGAACGACGGGCCGTTTTCTTCATCGAGGCAGGTTGTGAGAACTGGTCCGTTTACCGAGTCTTGCTAAACGGTTTCAGCAAGACGCTTCCCGGAGGAAGCTGCTACTCGGTCGGTGCCGGGGGTCACATCACCGGGGGTGGATACGGACTCTTGTCGAGATTGTGCGGTTTGATCGTCGACCACCTCAGCGCGGTCGACATCGTGACCTGGAACGCGTCGTCGAACAGTGCTGAGCTGCATCACGTGTCGGCGATGAGCGCCTCGAACGACGAACGAGACCTCTTTTGGGCCCTACGGGGGGGCGGATGCGGCAATTTCGGTGTCATCCTGCGCTACTACTTTGATGAGCTGCCCGAGGCCCCGGAGTTCGCTTCGATCTACACCCTCTCCTGGGACTGGACATCGATCGACACAGATTCCTTCGCGGACTTGCTTGCCTGCTATGCAGACTTCGTGAGTGACATGCCCGAGAACGAGTTCAGCTTGCTGAAGCTCACGCACGTATCGTCCGGGCAGCTCGGCATGATCGTCCAAGCCGTGTCTCCCGAAGGGGCCACTCACCTCGACCACCGGACCGAGGTCGAGCGACGGTACACAGAAGCGCGAACGCGCTTCGGGGCGATCGTCGACCACGCGCCGTTGCGAAACCCGCTCGGCGGCCATCCAGCTTGGACGACGGCCCCTATAGGCAACCAGAGCGTTCAACACGTTACCTACCTCGAAGCGCTGCAGACTCTGAACGGTTCGGGGCCCAACCAGTTCGGCAAGTACAAGTCCGCCTACATGAACAAGCCCTTCCCGCCGAATCAAGTTGCTGCGATCCATCGCTGGCTCAACACGACCCCAAAAGGTGTCTCCCAGTCGGATATGAGCCAGAGTCTCTTGCAGGTCGACAGTTACGGGGGGGCCATCAACCGGGTTGCTCCCGGCGCGACCGCAGTTCCCCAACGCGACGCGATCATGAAGCTGCAGTATCAGACCTACTGGCTCAATGCTTCGCGTCCTGGCGAGGGAAGACAGGCCCCCTACGACACCCAAGCCGAGGCCCATCTGGGATGGATCAACGAGTTCTACCGAGAGGTCTACGCCGAGTACGGCGGGACCCCCGACCCGGCCAATGATCCGAGTGGAACGGTTGCAGGCGCATACTACAATTACCCGGACAGTGTTCTCGGCACACACGCCGAGGGCAACATCGATGACGCGCTGTGGCTCTACTTCCTCAATAACTTCCGCAACAACCAACGGAACCTCGTTGCCGTAAAGCGCCGCTGGGATCCGGCGAACATCTTCCATCACGCGCAGTCGATTCCAGTGGAGTGA
- a CDS encoding dihydrofolate reductase family protein produces the protein MRSVTYSMNVSLDGYIVGPDGGFDWTAPDEEVFRFWIDEIREVGVHLLGRRLYETMLYWETADQDPTLDESMREWTALWKPLPKVVFSTTLSAVQGNARLASGGLAEEIERLRAEPGEGEIAIGGATLAAEAAASDLIDEYRAMVHPVLVGGGIPFFPRRERRVDLELVETRTFSSRFVYLRHRVVRQ, from the coding sequence ATGCGCAGCGTGACCTATTCGATGAACGTCTCCCTCGACGGTTACATCGTCGGGCCGGACGGTGGCTTCGACTGGACGGCCCCCGACGAGGAGGTCTTTCGCTTCTGGATCGACGAGATTCGAGAGGTCGGCGTCCACCTGTTGGGACGACGGCTCTACGAGACGATGCTGTACTGGGAGACCGCCGACCAGGATCCGACTCTCGACGAATCGATGCGCGAGTGGACCGCGCTCTGGAAGCCGCTCCCGAAGGTGGTGTTCTCCACCACGCTTTCGGCGGTGCAGGGCAATGCCCGCCTGGCCTCCGGCGGCCTGGCGGAGGAGATCGAGCGGTTGCGGGCCGAGCCGGGGGAGGGCGAGATCGCGATCGGCGGCGCGACTCTCGCCGCGGAGGCGGCCGCGTCGGATCTGATCGACGAGTACCGGGCCATGGTCCACCCGGTGCTGGTCGGCGGTGGCATTCCGTTCTTTCCCCGGCGCGAACGCCGGGTGGATCTCGAACTCGTCGAGACCCGCACCTTCAGCTCGAGATTCGTCTACCTCCGCCACCGCGTGGTGCGCCAGTAG
- a CDS encoding general stress protein, translated as MPDIEPQAPDAAAIAWNKAASYDSYEEAQTAVDLLSDEKYPVEYLDIIGSDLRLVEHVTGRLTTGRAAAVGAAGGAWFGLLVGLLVGLFAPGSVWLGLLLGGILFGALWGAALGWAGHAATGGRRDFSSTRALTAARYDLIARGGHADQARAILQRAGLGGTP; from the coding sequence ATGCCCGACATCGAACCGCAAGCTCCCGATGCCGCCGCCATTGCCTGGAACAAGGCCGCAAGTTACGACTCCTACGAGGAAGCCCAAACCGCGGTGGACCTGCTCTCGGACGAGAAGTACCCGGTGGAGTACCTCGACATCATCGGATCGGACCTGCGCCTGGTCGAGCACGTGACCGGCAGGCTCACCACGGGCCGTGCGGCCGCCGTCGGCGCAGCCGGCGGAGCTTGGTTCGGTTTGTTGGTCGGCCTCCTGGTCGGGCTGTTCGCACCGGGGTCCGTCTGGCTCGGACTGCTGCTGGGCGGGATCCTCTTCGGCGCGCTGTGGGGGGCCGCACTGGGTTGGGCCGGACATGCGGCCACGGGCGGGCGAAGGGACTTTTCCTCCACCCGTGCCCTGACCGCTGCGCGCTACGACCTCATCGCACGCGGCGGCCACGCGGACCAGGCACGGGCCATTCTCCAGCGGGCGGGACTCGGCGGAACCCCGTAG
- a CDS encoding universal stress protein: MNDTGRQRTRPIIVGVEEAPDQDAVIRFAAREADLCNAELRIVHAVPLLAPADPHIRSPEAASQGTAVVEEFKALVRLEFPGVTVTGELPVGHPAAALVDRSSEASLIVLGHRGSGGFPRLPLGSVSWQVATHARCPVIVFRPATPGRQPQNRVVVGVDIRNVCEEALELGCAEADRRGAGLDLVYVDDVRFSPQGPAGVAPPVFGLIPPGPIEQPPEADAVIEAAGRGLDQEISRLRSRFPHVDAEAHVVQGRPADALLEQARDAALLVVGSRGRTGLRRLLLGSVSAEVLHTAQCPVAVVPASAQG; the protein is encoded by the coding sequence ATGAACGACACGGGACGCCAGCGCACCAGGCCGATCATTGTCGGTGTGGAGGAAGCCCCGGACCAAGACGCGGTCATACGATTCGCGGCTCGAGAGGCCGACCTGTGTAATGCGGAACTTCGCATTGTCCACGCCGTGCCGCTTCTCGCCCCGGCCGATCCCCACATCCGTTCGCCGGAGGCGGCCTCGCAGGGCACCGCAGTGGTGGAGGAATTCAAGGCACTCGTCCGCCTGGAATTTCCAGGCGTCACCGTGACCGGTGAGCTGCCTGTCGGACATCCGGCCGCCGCGCTCGTCGACCGCTCTTCGGAAGCGTCACTGATCGTACTGGGCCACCGGGGTAGCGGCGGCTTTCCGCGACTGCCCCTCGGTTCTGTGAGTTGGCAGGTCGCCACGCACGCGCGGTGCCCCGTGATCGTCTTCCGTCCCGCGACCCCCGGCCGGCAGCCGCAGAACCGAGTGGTCGTCGGTGTGGACATCCGCAATGTCTGCGAAGAGGCGCTGGAACTCGGCTGCGCGGAGGCCGACCGCCGCGGAGCCGGCCTGGACCTCGTGTACGTGGACGACGTGCGTTTCTCGCCGCAGGGACCGGCCGGCGTTGCGCCGCCTGTCTTCGGGCTGATACCTCCTGGTCCGATCGAGCAGCCACCGGAGGCCGACGCTGTGATCGAGGCGGCGGGCCGGGGTCTGGACCAGGAAATCTCTCGGCTTCGCAGTCGGTTCCCCCATGTGGACGCCGAGGCGCACGTCGTGCAAGGCCGTCCCGCCGATGCCCTGCTGGAGCAGGCTCGCGACGCTGCTCTGCTGGTCGTCGGGTCGCGCGGCCGTACGGGCCTGCGCCGCCTCCTGCTCGGCTCCGTGAGCGCGGAGGTTCTGCACACGGCTCAGTGTCCCGTCGCGGTCGTCCCGGCTTCAGCACAGGGCTGA
- a CDS encoding retropepsin-like aspartic protease, with the protein MSRRHDSDAAGMRHQRASRLAAGPLAALLLSGCILYEDRDDRDGRQMSPGAVREVPLRVVEQGGQSLAFVPVSVEGEGPFMFALDTGASSSVVDDDVADRAGLDRTGEHRSVSGILGTGQVPVARVEQWKVGDVPIGPGEVTVIDLGPPRGSGGIQGLLGSDVLRGFGSITVDYDDGVLKVGAP; encoded by the coding sequence ATGAGCAGGCGGCATGACAGCGATGCGGCCGGCATGAGGCACCAGCGGGCGAGCCGGCTCGCCGCAGGGCCCCTGGCCGCGCTGCTGCTCTCGGGCTGCATCCTGTACGAAGATCGTGACGACCGGGACGGGAGACAGATGTCCCCGGGAGCGGTCCGCGAGGTGCCGCTCCGGGTGGTGGAGCAGGGCGGCCAGTCGTTGGCGTTCGTCCCGGTGAGCGTCGAGGGGGAAGGACCCTTCATGTTCGCCCTGGACACCGGGGCCTCTTCCAGTGTGGTCGACGACGATGTCGCTGACCGGGCCGGTCTGGACCGCACCGGTGAGCACCGTTCGGTGAGCGGGATCCTGGGCACCGGGCAGGTCCCCGTAGCCCGGGTGGAGCAGTGGAAAGTCGGTGACGTACCTATCGGCCCGGGTGAGGTCACGGTCATCGACCTCGGACCTCCTCGCGGAAGTGGCGGCATCCAGGGTCTGCTCGGCTCGGACGTGCTCCGTGGCTTCGGCTCGATCACCGTCGACTACGACGATGGCGTGCTCAAAGTAGGCGCCCCGTGA
- a CDS encoding TIGR03618 family F420-dependent PPOX class oxidoreductase gives MTATFDEAVRARLQAPNLWYVGTVFADGAPQVSPMWVDLEGEGELTFNTSVGRVKEENLRRDPRVYLSHADATDPFDRVQISGVVTRFVEGQEAHDRMDRLARKYLGSERFEWIMPGEQRVAVIVRPVKVRHIVGVERFRPGGPVPSP, from the coding sequence ATGACTGCGACATTCGACGAAGCCGTCCGCGCCCGGCTGCAAGCACCCAACCTCTGGTACGTCGGCACCGTGTTCGCCGACGGGGCACCGCAGGTGAGTCCGATGTGGGTGGATCTGGAGGGCGAGGGGGAGCTGACCTTCAACACCTCGGTGGGCCGGGTGAAGGAGGAGAACCTGCGCCGCGACCCCCGCGTCTATCTCTCGCACGCGGACGCCACCGATCCCTTCGACCGAGTGCAGATCAGCGGTGTGGTGACCCGCTTCGTCGAGGGCCAGGAGGCGCACGACCGGATGGACCGGCTGGCCCGCAAGTATCTGGGCAGCGAGCGCTTCGAGTGGATCATGCCGGGGGAGCAGCGGGTCGCGGTGATCGTGCGCCCGGTCAAGGTGCGGCACATCGTCGGCGTGGAGCGGTTCCGGCCCGGCGGCCCGGTGCCCTCCCCCTGA
- the dhaK gene encoding dihydroxyacetone kinase subunit DhaK — translation MRMLINVPETVVADALRGMAAAHPELAVDVDNRVIVRRDAPVAGKVALVSGGGSGHEPLHGGFVGPGMLDGACPGEVFTSPVPDQMVRAAAAVDSGEGVLFVVKNYTGDVLNFDMAAELAEDEGVRLAKVLVDDDVAVTDSLYTAGRRGTGATLFVEKIAGAAAEERAPLERVEAIGRQVNGSSRSFGVALSACSTPAKGGPTFDLPAGELELGVGIHGEPGRERRPMMTSREIAHFAVDAVLEDLRPSGPVIALVNGMGATPLLELYGFNAEVQRVLAERDVSVARTLVGNYVTSLDMAGASVTLCQVDEELLRLWDAPVRTPALRWGS, via the coding sequence TTGAGGATGCTCATCAATGTGCCGGAGACCGTCGTCGCGGACGCGCTGCGTGGGATGGCGGCCGCGCATCCCGAGTTGGCCGTGGACGTGGACAACCGGGTGATCGTCCGGCGGGACGCGCCCGTCGCGGGGAAGGTGGCGCTGGTTTCCGGGGGCGGCTCGGGGCACGAGCCGTTGCACGGTGGGTTCGTCGGGCCCGGGATGCTCGACGGGGCGTGCCCCGGGGAGGTGTTCACCAGCCCGGTGCCCGACCAGATGGTCCGGGCCGCCGCCGCTGTCGACAGCGGCGAGGGCGTGCTGTTCGTCGTGAAGAACTACACCGGTGACGTCCTGAACTTCGACATGGCCGCCGAGCTCGCGGAGGACGAGGGCGTACGTCTGGCGAAGGTCCTGGTCGACGACGACGTGGCCGTGACGGACAGTCTGTACACGGCCGGGCGGCGCGGCACCGGGGCGACACTGTTCGTGGAGAAGATCGCCGGGGCCGCCGCCGAGGAGCGCGCTCCGCTGGAGCGGGTGGAGGCGATCGGCCGGCAGGTGAACGGGTCGTCCCGCAGCTTCGGCGTGGCGCTGAGCGCCTGCAGCACCCCGGCGAAGGGCGGCCCCACCTTCGACCTGCCCGCCGGGGAACTGGAGTTGGGCGTCGGTATCCATGGCGAGCCGGGGCGGGAGCGCCGCCCGATGATGACGTCGCGGGAGATCGCCCACTTCGCCGTCGATGCCGTCCTGGAGGATCTGCGCCCGTCGGGCCCGGTGATCGCGCTCGTCAACGGCATGGGCGCGACACCGCTGCTGGAGCTGTACGGCTTCAACGCGGAGGTCCAGCGGGTGCTGGCCGAGCGGGACGTGTCCGTGGCCCGCACGCTCGTCGGCAACTATGTGACGTCCCTCGACATGGCCGGCGCCTCGGTGACCCTGTGCCAGGTGGACGAGGAGCTGCTCAGGCTGTGGGACGCGCCGGTGCGGACCCCGGCGCTGCGATGGGGGTCGTGA
- the dhaL gene encoding dihydroxyacetone kinase subunit DhaL: protein MLDAEFFRRWLAAVATAVDREADRLTELDSAIGDADHGSNLRRGFTAVGAALEKEPPATPGAVLVLAGRQLVSTVGGASGPLYGTLLRRTGKALGDEAEVTPAQFAQALRAGVAAVAQLGGAKAGDKTMLDALEPAAAALGDSTESFAAAREAAEQGALATVPMQARKGRASYLGERSIGHQDPGATSSALLVAALAETVEAP, encoded by the coding sequence GTGCTCGACGCCGAATTCTTCCGCCGCTGGCTGGCCGCCGTCGCCACCGCCGTGGACCGGGAGGCGGACCGACTGACCGAGTTGGACTCGGCGATCGGTGACGCGGACCACGGCAGCAATCTCCGGCGCGGGTTCACGGCCGTCGGCGCCGCGCTGGAGAAGGAGCCGCCGGCCACACCGGGTGCGGTGCTGGTGCTGGCCGGACGGCAGTTGGTGTCGACGGTCGGCGGCGCGTCGGGGCCGCTGTACGGGACGCTGCTGCGGCGCACCGGCAAGGCGCTGGGCGACGAGGCGGAGGTGACACCCGCGCAGTTCGCACAGGCGCTGCGGGCCGGGGTCGCCGCGGTGGCGCAGCTGGGCGGTGCCAAGGCGGGCGACAAGACGATGCTGGATGCGCTCGAGCCCGCGGCGGCGGCGCTCGGCGACAGTACGGAGTCGTTCGCCGCGGCCCGCGAGGCGGCCGAGCAGGGGGCGCTGGCGACGGTGCCGATGCAGGCGCGCAAGGGCAGGGCGAGTTACCTCGGTGAGCGCAGCATCGGGCACCAGGACCCGGGAGCCACGTCGTCCGCCCTGCTGGTCGCCGCACTGGCCGAGACGGTGGAGGCGCCGTGA
- a CDS encoding PTS-dependent dihydroxyacetone kinase phosphotransferase subunit DhaM translates to MSDGRQVGIVLVSHSREVAAAVAELAKGLAGGGTAPVAPAGGTSDGGLGTSAELITAAAEQVDGGAGVAVLVDLGSAVLTVKALLAEGDELPEGTRLLDAPFVEGAVAAVVTASAGADLDAVEAAASEAYGYRKQ, encoded by the coding sequence GTGAGCGACGGCAGGCAGGTCGGGATCGTCCTCGTCTCCCACAGCCGGGAGGTCGCCGCGGCTGTCGCCGAGCTCGCCAAGGGGCTGGCGGGCGGCGGCACAGCGCCGGTGGCACCGGCCGGCGGCACATCGGACGGCGGTCTCGGCACCAGCGCGGAGCTGATCACCGCGGCGGCCGAGCAGGTGGACGGCGGCGCGGGCGTCGCGGTCCTGGTGGACCTGGGCAGCGCCGTGCTGACGGTCAAGGCACTGCTCGCCGAGGGCGACGAACTGCCCGAGGGCACCCGGCTGCTGGACGCGCCGTTCGTGGAGGGCGCGGTGGCGGCCGTGGTGACGGCCTCCGCGGGGGCCGATCTGGACGCGGTCGAGGCCGCGGCCTCGGAGGCGTACGGCTACCGCAAGCAGTGA